Proteins encoded in a region of the Marinitoga sp. 38H-ov genome:
- a CDS encoding ATPase has protein sequence MSRTVLINGNVSYLSNAQIIHSNTLKNLIIEYLTDLEERKESLITFFSNFLKNEDAVEVENRYDIDQIIKMLFALSAEKIDEIDSSSFYSFPKLSDKKEQLTKFVESIYNLWRNKHRFMIQRSKFVSSGINKIYKEMILIKNNTDLKSLITNFYRQILINISDDRLKVLRQLPSGAQVGFSIDYPIFEEKVLNGNESLYKTPFVWGVVFEPPVIFYTKSNKRKGIFKVIDSPILDKIELENPEDWFAFPIHVGKNYLLVYVYKEYLAMAAGLTNLFELTGFGVVQKKKPDGIYFFGLEDKFFEKPEYKNGVIYKENDGTYVSLLGRADELDYFGYMKKMILTNHNLKVIDEGNLPIHGALAEIVLRNGKRANVMLMGDSGAGKSETLDALNRLSKEVSEVNILIDDMGSLEIDANGNVVAFGTETGAFVRLDDLQPGYAYSAIDRSIFMNPNETNARVIVPYSNYREIIRPTKIDYFLYANNYTKAENNDYLVFYDNCKIAYEVFSKGARMAKGTTSEVGLTYSYFANPFGAIQRKEKHEIIANKFLEQMIKTNVKVGEIKTQLGIAGFEEEGPMLAAKALLKLINEQ, from the coding sequence ATGTCTAGGACTGTTTTAATAAATGGTAATGTATCTTATTTATCAAATGCACAAATAATACATAGTAATACATTAAAAAATTTGATTATAGAATATTTAACCGACTTAGAAGAAAGAAAAGAAAGTTTAATTACATTCTTTTCTAATTTTTTGAAAAATGAAGATGCTGTAGAAGTTGAAAATCGATATGATATAGATCAAATTATCAAAATGCTTTTTGCTTTGTCAGCTGAAAAAATTGATGAAATTGATTCATCATCTTTTTATAGCTTTCCAAAATTAAGTGATAAAAAAGAACAACTTACTAAATTCGTTGAAAGTATATATAATTTATGGAGAAATAAACATAGGTTTATGATTCAGCGTAGCAAATTTGTCTCTAGCGGTATTAATAAGATTTATAAAGAAATGATATTAATAAAAAATAATACTGATTTAAAAAGTTTAATAACTAATTTTTATAGACAAATATTAATTAACATATCTGATGATAGATTAAAAGTTTTAAGACAATTACCTAGTGGAGCTCAAGTAGGATTTTCTATTGATTATCCTATATTTGAAGAAAAAGTTTTAAATGGAAATGAAAGTTTATATAAAACCCCTTTTGTATGGGGAGTAGTTTTTGAACCACCAGTAATTTTTTACACAAAATCTAACAAGAGAAAAGGAATATTCAAAGTAATTGATTCTCCTATACTAGATAAAATAGAATTAGAAAATCCCGAGGATTGGTTTGCTTTTCCTATTCACGTTGGTAAAAATTACCTATTAGTATATGTATATAAGGAATATTTAGCAATGGCTGCAGGACTAACTAATTTGTTTGAATTAACAGGATTTGGTGTTGTACAAAAAAAGAAACCTGATGGAATATACTTTTTTGGACTTGAAGATAAATTTTTTGAAAAACCAGAATACAAAAATGGTGTTATATATAAGGAAAATGACGGAACGTATGTAAGTCTTTTAGGAAGAGCTGATGAATTAGATTATTTTGGTTATATGAAAAAGATGATATTAACTAATCATAATCTAAAGGTAATAGATGAAGGAAATCTTCCAATTCATGGGGCATTAGCAGAAATTGTTTTAAGAAATGGAAAAAGAGCTAATGTTATGTTGATGGGCGATAGTGGAGCTGGAAAATCTGAAACCCTTGATGCTCTTAATAGACTTTCAAAAGAAGTTTCTGAAGTTAATATTTTAATTGATGATATGGGTTCATTAGAAATTGATGCAAATGGAAATGTAGTTGCTTTTGGAACTGAAACAGGAGCTTTCGTAAGACTTGATGATTTACAACCCGGTTATGCTTATTCTGCAATAGATAGAAGTATATTTATGAACCCAAATGAAACAAATGCTAGAGTTATTGTTCCGTATTCTAATTACAGAGAAATAATCAGACCAACAAAAATAGATTATTTCTTATATGCAAATAACTACACTAAAGCTGAAAATAATGATTATTTAGTATTTTATGATAATTGTAAAATTGCATATGAAGTATTTTCCAAAGGAGCTAGAATGGCAAAAGGTACTACTTCAGAGGTTGGACTAACTTATAGTTATTTCGCAAATCCTTTTGGAGCTATTCAGAGAAAAGAGAAACATGAAATTATTGCTAATAAATTTTTAGAACAAATGATAAAAACAAATGTTAAAGTAGGCGAAATTAAGACACAATTGGGAATTGCAGGTTTTGAAGAAGAAGGTCCAATGCTAGCTGCTAAAGCTTTATTAAAATTAATAAATGAACAATAA
- the panD gene encoding aspartate 1-decarboxylase: MFKILLKGKIHRASVTEKNINYEGSITIDEELMELADIEENELVQIVDINNGARFETYVIKGPRGSRIIGLNGAAARMVELGDKVIIMAYGLYSKEEKSNPKIVVVDDENNPKLVKNHEEPRTEC, from the coding sequence ATGTTTAAAATATTATTAAAAGGTAAAATACATCGTGCATCTGTAACAGAAAAAAATATTAATTATGAGGGTAGTATAACTATCGATGAAGAATTAATGGAATTAGCAGATATTGAAGAAAATGAATTGGTTCAAATAGTAGATATAAACAATGGAGCTAGATTTGAAACATATGTAATTAAAGGTCCTAGAGGTTCGAGAATAATAGGTTTAAATGGAGCTGCAGCCAGAATGGTTGAATTAGGGGATAAAGTAATTATAATGGCATATGGTTTATATTCAAAAGAAGAAAAAAGCAATCCAAAAATTGTAGTAGTTGATGATGAAAATAATCCAAAATTAGTAAAAAATCATGAAGAACCTAGAACGGAGTGTTAA